The Paraburkholderia megapolitana genomic sequence CTCGGTGCGCTGACTGTCGCGAGCTACATGGAGAATCGTTACGAACGCAATCAGCACGAGCGGTTGAGCGTCAAACTGGGTTTCCCATGCGCGTGGATCGCACAGGTCAACCAGCTCGATCCTTCGGCTGCGACGGAGTTGAGCGAAACCGAGTTGGCTGCGCAGCGCTATGCGCTCAAGGCGTTGCGGACCCGCGGGCTGGATGCGCAGGAGGAGTTCGACACGCTGGCGACCCTCGTGACGCCCGCCGAAGCAATGGCGTTCGTAATGCTGATCGGCCGCTACGTTACGCATGCGATTGCCGTCAATACGCTACGGCTGGAGCCGCCCGTGCCGTCCATCTTCGCGGGCGAACCATGAGCGCAGCGACTCCGCCCATCTGGATCTCGGAGCAGCAGATCGTCTCGCTGATGAACCTGTCGGGCGCGATCGAGGCGCTCGAAAGCGGCCTTGCGCAACAGGCAGGTGGCGTGGCGCTCAACATGGGAAAAACGCACGTCGCGTGGGGGCATAACAATCTGCACGCGATTGGCGCAGCGTTTCAGGAAGCAGGCATCGTCGGCACCAAGACGTGGGCGCATACGGAAGGCGGCGCCTGCCCGCTGCTGATGCTCTTCGACAGTACGAACGGTCAATTGAAGGCCATTCTCGAAGCGTTTGCACTCGGCCAGATGCGCACGGGTGGCATTTCCGGTGTCGCGACCCGATGGCTCGCGCAGCCCGACGCGGAGGTGCTCGCGCTGATCGGCACCGGCAAGCAGGCGCTCGCGCAGCTCGCTGCCGTCGCCGCGGTACGACGCCTGAAGCTGGTGCGTGTGTACAGCCCGACGCCGGACAAGCGTCGCGCGTTCGTCGAGCGGGCGCGCGAAAAGTTCGAGATTGAAATCGTTGAGGCCTCATCGGTGGAAGCCGCCGTTGCCGGTGCGCCGATCGTTACGACAGTCACGCGCGCTACGCAAGCGTTTCTGCCTGCATCGGCCCTCGCGCGCGGCGCGCACGTGAACGCTGTAGGCGCCATTACGGAAGAACGAATCGAACTTGCCGACGATGTGTTTGCGCGCTGTACGCGTGCCGTAGTCGACGATCTCGGCGCGGCCAGGCGGCTTTCGACGGAGTTCGTCCGCGCATACGGTGCGACGGATCGCTGGAACGAAGTGGTGCCGTTATGCGACGTCGTTGCGCAACGCCTCGCACGCACGGCATCCGACGACATCACAGTGTTCAAGGCGATGGGTATGGGTGTATCGGATCTCGCGCTCGGCCTGCGTCTGTACGCGCTCGCGAGCAGGATGGGGCTCGGTATACCGCTGCCGCAACCGCGCCGCGAGTTGCCGCGCCTCGACTGACCGCGCGTGTGCGAGTGCGGTTTCGCTCGCGTTGCTTCGCGCGCAAGCTTGTCCGGAATCGACTCGCTGTGTTCCGGCACGACGATTTCGAATCTGAATGAATACACGAATAAAACAATATTGGAGACTCGACAATGAAGAAGCACCATGCGCTCACCGCGGTCGCCGTGTCATGCGCGGCTGTCCCGACTGCCTATGCGCAAAGTTCGGTGACACTCTATGGCATCACTGACGTCGGCATCGAAGTCGTCAATCATGTGCCCGGTCCGAACGGCACCTCCGGAACGGCGGTGCGTATGGAGTCGGGCAACCTCGCCGGTTCGCGCTGGGGTTTGCGCGGTCAGGAGGATCTGGGCGGTGGATTGACGGCTGAGTTCGATCTGGAGAACGGCTTCTCGATTGCAAACGGCACGTTGGCGCAGGGCGGTCGCCTGTTCGGACGTAAGGCGTACGTCGGGTTGAACACGCCGTATGGCGAGGTGACGTTAGGTCGACAGTACAACCTCCTGTACGGGTTGATGTACGTGTACGATCCGCTCAACTTCAATCCCGGCTATTCGGCGCAGGGCTACGATGCGACCCTGGTGGGCCGCGTCGATAATTCAGTGCGGTATCTGGCTCATTTCTCGGATGTGACATTTGCGGCGTTGTACAGCACGGGCTTCGACTCGACCATTCCGAACGGTGCACAGGTGCCGGGCCACTCGAAGGTCGGCCGCGAATACAGCGTTTCGCTGCAGTACGCGAACGGGCCGGGCAATGTCGGGATTGCGTACGATCAGATGCAGGGCACCTCGATCGCGACCGCGGACGTGA encodes the following:
- a CDS encoding ornithine cyclodeaminase family protein, encoding MSAATPPIWISEQQIVSLMNLSGAIEALESGLAQQAGGVALNMGKTHVAWGHNNLHAIGAAFQEAGIVGTKTWAHTEGGACPLLMLFDSTNGQLKAILEAFALGQMRTGGISGVATRWLAQPDAEVLALIGTGKQALAQLAAVAAVRRLKLVRVYSPTPDKRRAFVERAREKFEIEIVEASSVEAAVAGAPIVTTVTRATQAFLPASALARGAHVNAVGAITEERIELADDVFARCTRAVVDDLGAARRLSTEFVRAYGATDRWNEVVPLCDVVAQRLARTASDDITVFKAMGMGVSDLALGLRLYALASRMGLGIPLPQPRRELPRLD
- a CDS encoding porin, which translates into the protein MKKHHALTAVAVSCAAVPTAYAQSSVTLYGITDVGIEVVNHVPGPNGTSGTAVRMESGNLAGSRWGLRGQEDLGGGLTAEFDLENGFSIANGTLAQGGRLFGRKAYVGLNTPYGEVTLGRQYNLLYGLMYVYDPLNFNPGYSAQGYDATLVGRVDNSVRYLAHFSDVTFAALYSTGFDSTIPNGAQVPGHSKVGREYSVSLQYANGPGNVGIAYDQMQGTSIATADVTQMRVMGGGSYSFGPVKAFIGTRWLNIRNNMALQSSLLYWLGAAWQASVPLVFSLGAYQERIRGTGQKTTSGVLLADYFLSKRTDVYAEVSYVSNASGLNFGVRALGDVTTGSNQTGAVVGIRHAF